The Gemmata palustris genome includes a region encoding these proteins:
- a CDS encoding cbb3-type cytochrome c oxidase subunit II, producing MDRGMVIFLGAVLTFSSSWLGLVVFPFWQLGKQQPYQKDEGDEPYPQPLQGTALAGRKVYQNNGCMYCHTQQVRSEKFGDWWDANGEHKTGADIKRSYGLRRTVSRDYIYDNPTMLGTMRTGPDLANIGARNPSDAWHHTHLFNPRSANVWSIMPSFAFFYAREKIVGGRSDKALSLGREWTVDPGYRWRPSTKEWDAVLASRGSALVAQYTAGQPEAINIGTPEGKKRLLEFWLTTPEEEYQVIPTAEGDALVAYLLALRKAEVPLPEAKE from the coding sequence ATGGACCGCGGGATGGTGATTTTTCTGGGAGCGGTGCTCACGTTCTCGTCGAGCTGGCTGGGACTGGTCGTGTTCCCGTTCTGGCAGTTGGGGAAGCAGCAGCCGTACCAGAAGGACGAGGGCGACGAGCCGTACCCGCAGCCGCTCCAGGGCACCGCGCTCGCGGGCCGCAAGGTCTATCAGAACAACGGCTGCATGTACTGTCACACGCAGCAGGTGCGCAGCGAGAAGTTCGGCGACTGGTGGGACGCGAACGGCGAGCACAAGACCGGGGCCGACATCAAGCGGAGCTACGGCCTGCGGCGCACCGTGTCGCGCGACTACATCTACGACAACCCGACCATGCTCGGCACCATGCGCACCGGGCCGGACCTCGCGAACATCGGCGCCCGCAACCCGTCGGACGCCTGGCACCACACGCACCTGTTCAACCCGCGGTCGGCGAACGTGTGGAGCATCATGCCGTCGTTCGCGTTCTTCTACGCCCGCGAGAAGATCGTCGGGGGCCGCAGCGACAAGGCACTGTCGCTGGGGCGCGAGTGGACCGTCGACCCCGGGTACCGGTGGCGCCCGAGTACGAAAGAATGGGACGCGGTCCTCGCGAGCCGCGGGAGCGCCCTCGTCGCGCAGTACACCGCGGGCCAGCCCGAGGCGATCAACATCGGCACGCCCGAGGGCAAGAAGCGCCTCTTGGAGTTCTGGCTGACGACGCCGGAAGAAGAGTACCAGGTGATCCCGACCGCCGAGGGCGACGCGCTGGTCGCGTACCTGTTGGCGCTGCGGAAGGCCGAAGTCCCGCTGCCGGAGGCGAAGGAATGA